A DNA window from Macadamia integrifolia cultivar HAES 741 chromosome 4, SCU_Mint_v3, whole genome shotgun sequence contains the following coding sequences:
- the LOC122075179 gene encoding uncharacterized protein LOC122075179 isoform X2: protein MQMQPSMVQRQLQVTGGNQAVVNSSLWAGGQEQIGTPLTSNSKNYSVQQADSGIGNGMQPSRVSHGTDFNLLPLRSEFAKGQSRNQHPSLNGFMHGHQGFQTRQHQAEFLGGGARSFSVLEPQQGNGSEPSPGLTKSSERLETAEVPSNFDFLGAQHLLMRGQQSGLPQPRPRQQSGFNDILPWQQQLMIKQLQQLQRQQQLQQLDQARQQNSINQLTSIAKQTAGGQLPALVNGTPVHDSSNFLWPNEHIGGDSKVVPSSSQMFMVGGMNWVQRSGSPSMQGFPNGVMFSNEQGQSLCSMGIVPQQLDQSLHGSSITSTRGNLNQYANIQGFSHDSADMLTKTSNNQIEKPLIQSSSLNNSFQGDQCVAFQDQVCMQDGASVSKQGLQGKSLFGHVPGQGFSGEVLSGNVQQFNSVPRNSHVQELQGRQERPGWSGNLQEKPMPQVGPSQGLVALDPTEERILFNSDDGIWDAPLGRSNSMGTGVYGNPVEGPDYFSAFPSIQSGSWSALMQSAVAETSSSDTGVQEEWSGLSFQKTEPSTGNQPATFNDTGKGQTSWVDSNLQTASSLTSRPFPLFDDANMSPSSCNVPGFQQSSVKFPYKQSVEVRPDSSHESVQQSPKDSGKRLDHRPQQKPHVEGSHQFQSHMHLDNTPDGAWDGPIYEQSETAAHSMDVELNSQNMPGSWAHQQNISSYNIGSYPCNKANGWNINEALSPSGDATLKARENAHIVQHSLSSDDKRAMQADGNHNSLLWKADGNAVSMPFRNSASGLEHIKSGTGSPQVNPEDSQMNNFTALPDSSNTKSNQEINQQLAHSHPFDYGKQAFDSSLKYKGNESGGRYQHQLSNVPQVFESSSNNSERASGDTFDNKQESSFQQEISNDSYNSSRPHRTVPGGVDNAWLNANNSNLPEANQKSFGHIGPKTSEPRKFQYHPMGSLGVNMEPAEIVKHVTHSRALFQQVTQGLKGQEKGHSNFVGHLSNNAMDIDKGHVADFQGGMKRSEETPSRGALPGYGSNMSAPFDGPSGFYAPNRTAQTSHNMLELLHKVDQSGEHGAVKQFDPSDHNRSFEMPEAEASETFAAHLRRPQSSASQGFGLRLAPPSQRLPVSSHSFPSQSSSQAVNNLDSRLADPEVAERGQTWLTSTAPVQSLSHSREMSQREHWDNKTSFSGQAGNENSLSNMQGKSAAFTSSLPYPRHQHHSQGGPFDSLASRLTRTNNSQDRVASDQSAQALLPGSSSRVAPFNLGSPADTSQPITSSSSYRVSGQQLPVLESVSVSQPLVTSGMSQQGAFSKMLHNVCNNVSRQRLSAGQPHKVPTSLVPSINPSYNNLETTSLAQKLGDQDVKKGVNNSSEYGASPTNPQWFPHGEDQPRKESSWHQVPSEKAERAQLTEVASQGQDSVAKQLLDGNSIASPSLLAQRHQQEIDRGRNGKDPVVVSQTEYPSIQNPPSSNRDVEVFGRSLTPSNIRQNYSLLHQMQVMKGVETNPSQRVSKRFKGPDFDPDGQQAAAKAGQQLSYGYSAMIGDAADHGLKSAAQRSSFSSGDTKMLSFSSEVREDPNASVASQHAPPQDMVTFSRNDSQNQSSNMNMLSNRAEHSKISLQMAPSWFEQYGTFKNGQMLPMYDARRTAKTAAQQFFFENSSESLPTHAQIEQVNAADASQLSGVWHGTTSAVVVSERSSPLGSLPPDATDRILAAVRPKKRKSTTSGLLPWHKEVTQGSQRLHNISVAELDWAQAANRLIEKAEEEAEIIEDVQPLVRPRRRLILTTQLMQQLFRPGPASILSAEATSNYESVIYFIAKLALGDACSLIYSPGSGSRVQPGCANMTSEKVKLSERTVDQYLLKAVEEIIDRVRKLENDLLRLDKRASISDLRVDCQDLESFSVINRFAKFHGRSHSDGAETSSSSDAGVTAQRIFPQRYVTALPLPRNLPDGVQCLSL from the exons atgcaaatGCAACCCTCAATG GTTCAGCGCCAGTTGCAGGTTACAGGTGGAAATCAAGCAGTTGTTAATAGCAGTCTGTGGGCTGGGGGCCAGGAACAGATTGGAACACCTCTGACTTCCAACTCAAAGAACTACAGTGTGCAGCAAGCTG ATTCTGGGATTGGAAATGGCATGCAGCCTTCAAGAGTTTCACATGGCACAGACTTCAACCTGTTACCACTGAGGTCAGAGTTTGCTAAGGGCCAATCCAGAAACCAACATCCGAGTCTGAATGGTTTTATGCATGGACATCAAGGCTTCCAGACAAGGCAACATCAGGCAGAGTTTCTGGGAGGAGGGGCAAGAAGCTTTTCTGTTCTTGAACCACAGCAAGGGAATGGTTCTGAACCAAGTCCTGGCTTAACCAAATCTTCAGAGAGGTTGGAAACTGCTGAGGTTCCTAGTAATTTTGACTTTCTTGGTGCTCAACATCTGCTAATGAGGGGGCAACAATCAGGCTTACCACAGCCTCGGCCGAGGCAGCAGTCTGGGTTTAATGACATTTTGCCATGGCAACAACAATTAATGATCAAACAACTGCAACAACTTCAGCGGCAGCAGCAGCTTCAGCAATTAGATCAAGCAAGGCAGCAAAATTCGATCAACCAGTTAACTTCGATTGCGAAACAGACTGCTGGTGGTCAGTTACCAGCTCTAGTGAATGGCACACCTGTCCATGATTCGTCTAACTTCTTGTGGCCAAATGAGCATATTGGTGGCGACTCAAAGGTAGTACCTAGTTCCTCACAAATGTTTATGGTTGGTGGAATGAATTGGGTACAGCggagtggttctccttccatgcAAGGATTTCCTAATGGAGTTATGTTTTCGAATGAACAAGGTCAGTCCCTTTGTTCAATGGGGATTGTTCCTCAACAGCTGGACCAATCTCTACATGGTTCTTCTATCACTAGCACGAGAGGAAATTTGAATCAATACGCTAATATACaaggattttcacatgattcagctgatatgttgaccaAGACAAGTAATAACCAAATAGAGAAGCCTTTGATTCAGTCATCATCCTTAAATAACTCTTTTCAGGGAGATCAGTGTGTGGCATTTCAGGACCAGGTATGCATGCAGGATGGTGCTTCGGTTTCCAAGCAGGGATTACAAGGGAAAAGTTTGTTTGGGCATGTTCCTGGTCAAGGGTTTAGTGGTGAAGTTTTATCTGGTAACGTCCAGCAATTTAATTCCGTCCCTAGGAATTCACATGTGCAGGAATTACAAGGGAGGCAGGAGCGACCTGGTTGGTCAGGAAACTTGCAAGAAAAACCAATGCCACAGGTTGGCCCTTCTCAGGGTTTAGTTGCCCTAGATCCAACAGAAGAAAGGATTTTGTTCAATTCAGATGATGGTATTTGGGATGCTCCTTTGGGCAGGAGCAACAGCATGGGTACAGGAGTCTATGGGAATCCTGTGGAAGGTCCAGATTACTTTAGTGCATTTCCTTCCATTCAGAGTGGAAGCTGGAGTGCTCTTATGCAATCTGCTGTTGCAGAAACTTCTAGCAGTGACACTGGGGTACAGGAAGAGTGGAGTGGCTTGAGTTTTCAGAAAACAGAACCGTCAACTGGGAATCAGCCAGCAACATTTAATGACACCGGGAAGGGACAAACAAGTTGGGTTGATAGCAACTTGCAGACTGCATCTTCTTTAACTTCAAGGCCTTTTCCTCTATTTGATGATGCCAACATGAGTCCAAGTAGTTGTAATGTTCCTGGTTTTCAGCAGTCGAGTGTCAAGTTTCCGTATAAGCAGAGTGTGGAGGTGCGGCCTGATTCTTCTCATGAATCTGTTCAACAGTCTCCTAAAGATAGTGGGAAAAGGTTGGATCACAGACCTCAGCAAAAGCCACATGTTGAGGGGAGTCATCAATTTCAATCACATATGCATTTGGACAATACTCCTGATGGTGCTTGGGATGGTCCAATATATGAGCAGTCAGAGACTGCTGCACATTCTATGGATGTGGAATTAAATTCTCAGAACATGCCGGGTTCTTGGGCTCACCAGCAGAACATATCCTCCTACAATATTGGTAGCTATCCCTGTAATAAGGCTAATGGTTGGAATATTAATGAGGCCCTGTCCCCAAGTGGTGATGCTACACTAAAAGCTCGTGAGAATGCACACATTGTACAACATTCTCTGAGCAGTGATGATAAGAGAGCCATGCAAGCAGATGGGAATCATAATAGTCTTTTATGGAAGGCCGATGGTAATGCTGTGTCAATGCCCTTCCGTAATTCAGCTTCAGGATTGGAACATATAAAATCTGGCACTGGTAGTCCACAGGTAAACCCAGAAGATTCCCAGATGAATAACTTTACTGCTTTACCTGATTCAAGCAATACAAAGAGTAATCAGGAGATTAACCAACAACTTGCACATAGTCATCCTTTTGATTATGGTAAGCAAGCTTTTGATTCTTCTCTGAAGTATAAGGGAAATGAGAGTGGGGGAAGGTATCAGCATCAGCTCAGCAATGTTCCACAAGTTTTTGAATCATCATCAAATAATTCTGAAAGGGCTTCTGGTGACACATTTGACAACAAGCAGGAGAGCAGCTTCCAGCAAGAGATCTCTAATGACAGCTATAACTCCAGTCGGCCCCATCGTACTGTTCCAGGAGGTGTTGATAATGCCTGGTTGAATGCAAACAATTCTAATTTGCCTGAGGCAAaccaaaagtcttttggtcataTTGGCCCGAAAACCTCTGAGCCTCGTAAATTTCAGTATCATCCAATGGGAAGTTTGGGTGTGAACATGGAACCTGCTGAAATCGTGAAACATGTCACACATTCACGCGCTCTATTCCAGCAGGTTACTCAAGGATTGAAGGGTCAAGAGAAAGGTCACTCAAATTTTGTTGGTCATCTTTCTAACAATGCCATGGACATTGATAAG GGGCATGTGGCAGATTTCCAAGGAGGCATGAAAAGATCAGAGGAAACACCTTCTAGAGGCGCTCTTCCTGGCTATGGATCCAATATGTCTGCACCTTTTGATGGACCATCTGGTTTTTATGCTCCAAACAGGACAGCTCAGACAAG TCATAATATGCTCGAGCTTCTCCACAAGGTGGATCAATCTGGGGAACATGGTGCTGTAAAACAATTTGACCCTTCTGACCATAATCGATCATTTGAGATGCCGGAGGCTGAAGCATCTGAAACATTTGCTGCCCATCTTAGGCGTCCTCAATCATCTGCTTCTCAaggttttggtttaaggttGGCCCCTCCATCGCAACGGCTACCTGTTTCAAGCCATTCTTTTCCATCTCAGAGTTCTTCACAAGCTGTTAACAATCTTGACTCGAGGCTTGCTGATCCAGAGGTGGCAGAGAGGGGCCAGACATGGTTGACTTCCACAGCTCCTGTGCAGTCTTTGTCTCATTCCCGTGAGATGTCGCAGAGGGAACATTGGGATAATAAAACAAGTTTTTCAGGACAAGCTGGCAATGAGAACTCACTTTCTAATATGCAGGGAAAATCTGCTGCATTTACCTCTTCTCTGCCATATCCAAGACATCAACATCATAGTCAAGGTGGTCCTTTTGATAGCCTTGCTTCTCGCTTAACACGGACAAACAACTCTCAGGACAGAGTGGCATCAGATCAATCTGCTCAAGCATTACTGCCTGGTTCAAGTAGCAGGGTGGCACCTTTTAACCTTGGTTCCCCTGCTGATACATCCCAACCAATCACCTCAAGCTCCTCTTATAGAGTTTCAGGCCAACAACTCCCAGTATTGGAGTCTGTCTCAGTCTCTCAGCCGTTGGTTACATCAGGCATGTCTCAACAGGGTGCCTTTTCAAAAATGTTGCATAATGTGTGTAACAATGTATCAAGGCAACGTCTATCTGCTGGTCAACCTCACAAGGTTCCTACCAGTTTGGTTCCCTCTATCAATCCATCATATAATAATCTGGAAACGACTTCGTTGGCACAAAAACTAGGTGATCAGGATGTCAAGAAAGGAGTAAATAATTCCTCAGAATATGGTGCATCTCCTACTAATCCTCAATGGTTTCCCCATGGCGAAGATCAACCAAGGAAAGAAAGCTCTTGGCATCAAGTACCATCTGAGAAGGCTGAGCGGGCTCAGCTGACAGAAGTTGCATCCCAAGGCCAAGATTCTGTGGCAAAGCAACTGTTGGATGGAAATTCTATTGCTTCTCCTTCATTGTTGGCTCAGAGACATCAACAGGAGATTGATAGAGGAAGGAATGGGAAGGATCCAGTTGTGGTCTCGCAAACAGAGTACCCATCCATCCAGAACCCCCCTTCTTCCAACAGAGATGTTGAAGTGTTTGGCCGTTCTTTGACTCCATCAAATATTCGTCAAAATTACTCACTGCTGCACCAAATGCAGGTGATGAAGGGTGTGGAGACAAATCCTAGTCAGAGGGTTTCGAAGAGGTTCAAAGGACCTGATTTTGATCCAGATGGTCAGCAGGCGGCTGCTAAGGCAGGACAACAGTTATCATATGGATACAGTGCAATGATCGGAGATGCTGCAGATCATGGACTGAAATCAGCTGCTCAGCGTAGCTCATTTTCATCAGGAGATACCAAAATGCTTAGCTTTTCGTCAGAGGTGAGAGAAGATCCAAATGCAAGTGTAGCTTCCCAGCATGCTCCTCCTCAGGATATGGTCACATTTAGTCGGAATGATTCTCAAAATCAGTCTAGTAATATGAATATGCTGTCAAATAGAGCTGAACATTCAAAAATAAGTCTGCAGATGGCACCATCGTGGTTTGAACAGTATGGGACCTTCAAAAATGGGCAGATGCTGCCGATGTATGATGCACGGAGAACTGCGAAGACTGCTGCTCAACAGTTCTTCTTTGAAAATTCTTCTGAGAGTTTGCCTACACATGCCCAAATAGAGCAAGTAAATGCTGCTGATGCCAGTCAGCTTAGTGGTGTTTGGCATGGTACAACAAGCGCTGTGGTTGTAAGTGAGCGCTCGTCTCCTCTTGGTTCTTTGCCACCAGATGCTACTGATCGAATTTTGGCTGCTGTGAGACCAAAGAAGCGTAAAAGTACAACATCAGGGCTTTTACCATGGCATAAAGAAGTGACCCAAGGTTCCCAAAGGCTGCACAATATCAG TGTTGCCGAACTAGATTGGGCTCAAGCTGCAAATCGACTAATTGAGAAG GCGGAAGAGGAAGCTGAAATTATCGAGGATGTACAACCACTGGTTCGACCAAGAAGAAGGCTTATATTGACGACACAGTTGATGCAACAACTCTTTCGGCCTGGCCCGGCATCAATACTCTCTGCAGAAGCCACTTCAAACTATGAAAGTGTAATATACTTCATTGCTAAATTGGCATTAGGGGATGCTTGCAGCCTGATCTATAGTCCTGGAAGTGGTTCACGTGTACAACCAGGCTGTGCAAACAT GACATCTGAGAAGGTCAAATTATCTGAGAGAACTGTTGATCAGTATTTATTGAAAGCCGTGGAAGAAATCATTGATAGAGTAAGGAAGTTGGAAAATGATTTATTGAG